From Halorientalis litorea:
GCCACGGTGTCGGCGTCCCACTCGCCGCCGCCGTCGTCACAGAACTTCTTGAACGAGTCCACGTACTCGTCGTCGTGGACGGCTCGGACGGCCGACTCGGGCGCGGCGTCGGCGGCCACGTATTCGACGCCGTGTTTGCGGGCGAGCGACCGCCGAATCGCCCGGAGACGGTCGGGACTCTCGGGGTGGCGGTACCCTGTGGTGTGGTCGAGGCAGTCCTCGTGGTAGCCGAATTTCATTCGAAGTACTGGGCCAGTTCGAAGTACATCGTCACGTCCTCGGCTTTCACCGTCCGCCGCCCGGCGTGGTGGGCGAGTTCGGCCGCGGCCGCGGCGACGGCGTCGGCGAAGGATTCGAGCACGTCCGCGAGGGCGATGCGCGCGTCCATCGACACCCGATAGGCGTCGTCGATGTCCAGCCGTGCGATGCGGTCGACCGGTGCCACCGGCAGTTCCAACGAACTCTTCTCCGGCACCGTCTCGACGCCGAAGTCGTCCGCCATCAGCGTCTTCCGTCCGTCGGCCGTCGCCGACTCGGCGGCGTCGACGGCCAGTCGCGCGCCGCGTCGCTGGATGCGTCGTGCGAGCTCCTCTGCCGCCCCCGCGCTCACGCGCAGGTTGCCTGCGTTCCGTCGGATGACTGTATCGACCGGCGCGAACGGGAGCTCGACACTCATACGATGTACCGGGGCTGTTGCGTTCTTAAGCCTTTTCGTGGCTGTTCACGGTCGCTTAGCCGCTAGAAGACGTCGTCGGCGTCTAACCGACCGTCCTCGACGTGTCCGCGTGCGGTGACCTCCTGCCCGAGTTGGAGGGTCGCACTCGTCTCGACGCTCATCGTCTCCTCGCCGTCGTCGAGGACGACGGGGTCGCCCGTCTGGACGACTGTCCCGGTGAACTCGACGGGGGCTTCCGCGTCGGCGGCCGCGTCGGCTCCGTCGGTCTCGGCCGACCCCGCCGTCGCGTCGCCCGTCGTCGTACCGCCGTCGCCCGCCGCGCCGTCAGCGAACTGCCCGAGACCGGCGTTCTCGTCGTCGCCGCCCGCCTCGTCGGCACCGCCTGTGGAGACGTTCGTCGCGTCGTCGTCGAGGACGACGACCGTCGACCGCCAGTTCGCCGACGCTTCGAGGTCGTCCTGCCAGCCGTCGTCGACCTCGACGTCCGCGAGGAACACCTCGTCACCGGGCCGGAGGTCCTTGTCGGCCTTGTCGCCCCACAGCGCGACGCGGATGTCGCCGCTCTCGTCTTGGACCCGGACGTTCCGCACCTGTCCCTCGCTCCCGTCGTCGCGGTCGAACGTCCGCTTGGGGTCGGCCGACCGGACGACCCCGCCGATGTCGACGGTCTGGTCGATCTCCACCGCGTCGATGGGCGTCGTCTCGGGCGTGAACTCGACCGTGTCTTCGACCTCCTCGACGGCACCGCGGTCGCCGACGTGGAGTTCGAGGTCGCCGTCGCGTTCGCGGACGTAGCCGTCGACCACCTCGACGGCCGTCCCGGCCGACAGTTCCTCGGCGCGCTCGGCCCGTTCGTCCCACATCGTCACGCGGACCTGTCCGGTCTCGTCGCCCAGCGCGAGGTTCGCGACCTGTCCCTCGGTGCCGTCGTCGCGGTCGAAGGTCCGGACGGACTCGGTGTCCAGCACCAACCCGCGGACGTTCACGTCGGACTGTCCCAGCGTCAGCGTGTCGACGGTCGTCCGCCCGTCGAGGTTCACGTCGATGTCGGCGTCCTCGTCCTGTTCGACCTTGTCGACGCTCACTTCGAGGCCGTTGTAGCCGTCCTTCGGGTGGCCCTTGATGCGGAGCGTGTCGCCCGCTTCGAGTTCGCCGTCGGCGGCGGCCGCGGCCTGTTGGTCCCAAAACGAGAGGGTGACCGACCCGGTTTCGTCGGCCGCCTCGACGTTGAGGACGCGGCCGTCCTCGTCCTCACCGTCGCGCTCGAAGGTTCGCAGGTCGCCGACTTTCGTCACTCGTGCGATGAACTTCACCTCGTCCATCCCCGGTTCGATGTCGGCGATGCCGTTGACCTCGCCGTCTTTCAGTTCGTGAGCGATGAGCATCGCCGCCGTCTCGTCGTCGGCGAGCCCCCCCATCTGTTCGACTTTCTGTTCGACCGCTTCGCGGAACTCCTCTTCGGACACGTCCGTGTCGAGGTCCGCGTACACGTCCTCTATCGCACCCATTGTCCTGTGTCCCTCCTCAGTACTGGCTCTGTCGTCGTTCGTTTCCCATCCATTGCTCGTGACCACGGGTCCTCGGACCCGTCACTCTCAGCGAGTATAGTAGCGGCAAGCCCGAAATAGTTTAGCAAACGGTGACGGGTGGCCGGCCGCGGACCCCCCGGCACCGCCCCGTGCCCGCGGACGGTGCGGTCACTCTGCGAACTCCTCGGCCGCCAGCGCGAGTGCCGAGTCGAGGTCGAGCGGTCCACGCTCGGCCAGTCGCTCCCGGAACACCTGCACCGTCTCCGGGTCGGGGTCGACGCCGGCGCGGTCGAGGAGCGTCCGCGCCCCGCTCTCGCCCGTCGGCGCGCCGAACACGAGATGGCGCTCCCCGCCGAATTCGGCCGGGTCGTACGGCTCCAGCGTCGCGGGGTCGGCCAGCATCGCGGCTGTGTGGATGCCCGACTCGTGTTCGTGTATCTCCCTGCCCAGCACGGCCTTGCGCTCGTCGTACCCCTCCCCGAGCCTCGCCAACACCGAGCGACAGGTCGGGACCAGCGTCTCCGTATCGACCCCGAGGTCGTCGCCCAAGTCGACCGCACACGCGGCGACGACTTCTTCGAGCGCGCTGTTCCCGGCCCGTTCGCCCAGCGACGCGACGCTCACGTCCGCCTTCCCGACGCCCACGTCGTAGGCCGCGAGCGCGTTCGCCGTCCCACAGCCCATGTCGTCGTGGAAGTGGACGCCCACGCGGTCGAACGACACCGCCTCGTCCAGCGCGTCGAGGTGCCGGCGGACGGTGACCGGCGTGCGCGCGCCCACGGTGTCCGCGAGCGTCACGAACGGCACGTCCGGCACCGTCGCGAATATCTCCCGCAGGTGGGCGGGGTCCGTGCGGAACGCGTCGGCAAGCGTGACGTGCGGCGTCCCGCCCCGGTCACGGACGTACTCGACGGCCTCGCCCAGCATCGTCAGCATCTCCTCGCGGGCGGTCCCGAGCAGGTGTTCGAGGTGCCGGTCCGACGCCGAGACGAACACCTCGACGACGTCCGCGTCGGCGTCGACGGCGGCGTCGATGTCGGGTTCGAGTGCCCGGGCGAGCGCGACGATTTCGGCGTCGGTCGTTCCGGCGAGTGTCGCGACGACCGCCCGGTCTTTCTCGCCCGTCGCCGGAAAGCCCGGCTGGATGAACGGGAGACCCAACGCGTCCAGTTCGCGGGCGCAGGCTATCTTCTGGTCGGCGGTGTAGGACCGCCCCGGCATCTGGTCGCCCTCGCGGAGCGTCACGTCGTTCAGGAGCATCAGATGACCCCCTCGACCTCCAGTTCGGCGAGTTCCTCGTTGGAGAAGCCCAGTTCGTCGCCGTACACCTCGTAGTTGTGTTCGCCGTGAGCGGGACCGAGAAACTCCACGTCGCCGGGCGTCCGCGAGAACTTCGGTATCGGGCCGAACGTCTCGATTTCGCCCACGTCCGGGTCGTCGACGGTCACGAAGTCGTCACGCGCTCGAAACTGCTCGTCCGCGCGGATGTCGGCCATGTCGTAGACGGGACCGACGATGGCGTCGTGGGCCTCCAGTATCTCGATTGCCTCCTCGGTCGTGTGCCGGCGCGTCCACGCCTCGATTTCCGCGTCCAGTGCCGCGACGTTCTCGACCCGCGTCTCGTTGTCGGCAAAGCGCGGGTCGTCTATCAGTTCGGGCTTGCCGATGGCCTCGGCGACTCGCTCGAAGACCTTCTGGTTGGACGCCGAGAGGGTCATGTACCCGTCGGCCGTCTCGTAGATGTTCCGCGGTGCGGTGCTGGGGTGGCGGTTGCCCGTCCGCTCGCGGACGTGACCATCGTAGTCGTAGGCCTCCACCTCGCCGAAGAACAGCCGCCAGAGCGGCTCGGTGAGCGACACGTCGATTACCTGTCCCTCGCCGCTCCCGCCACGGCCGACATCGCGCTCGAACACCGCCATCAGCGTGGCCTGCAGTGCGAACTGCGCGGCGGTCTGGTCGGCCAGCGCGATGGGGGGCAACAGCGGTTCCCGGTCGGGGAACCCGTTGGCGTGTGCCCAGCCCGCGATACCCTCCGCGATGGTGCCGAAGCCCGGTTTCTGTGACTTCGGGCCGGTCTGTCCGTACCCCGAGAGCCGGACCATGATTGCCCGCTCGTTGACCGCGTGGATGTCCTCGGGACCGAGGCCCCACTGCTCCATCGTCCCCGGGCGGAAGTTCTCGAACACCACGTCGGCGTCCGCGACGAGGTCGAGCGCGATGTCCCGCCCTCGCTCCGTCGCCAAATCCAGCGTCACGCACCGCTTGTTCCGGCCCAACGACTTCCACGCCAGCGAGACGCCCTCCTCGGTCATCACCGGCCACTCGCGGATGGGGTCGCCCACCTCGGGGTGTTCGACCATCACCACGTCCGCCCCGAAATCGCCCATCAGCGTCGTCGCGAAGGCTCCGCTGATGATACCCGACATGTCGATGACGCGCAAGCCGTCCAACGGTCCCTGTCGCGCTCTCGCAGTCATGGTGCTATTACAGGCACCCCGGGTGAAAAGCCGTTGTGCCGACTGGCGGCGAGTGGGTCCGTGCGTTCCCGTCGACGCGGTTCGGGCAATGCGAACACATAACTTCAGCCGTCGGTTACTCCCGCCCGAGTCGTACCTCAGGGGACAGACGACACCTATGCGCCGACTGCTCGACAGCGACGACCGACGCCCGCTCGTGCTCCTCGCTCTCGTCGTCGTCGCACTCCTCGCTGGCTGTAGCTTCTTCGCGCAGTCGGCCGAC
This genomic window contains:
- a CDS encoding histone, with the protein product MSVELPFAPVDTVIRRNAGNLRVSAGAAEELARRIQRRGARLAVDAAESATADGRKTLMADDFGVETVPEKSSLELPVAPVDRIARLDIDDAYRVSMDARIALADVLESFADAVAAAAAELAHHAGRRTVKAEDVTMYFELAQYFE
- a CDS encoding LeuA family protein, which codes for MLLNDVTLREGDQMPGRSYTADQKIACARELDALGLPFIQPGFPATGEKDRAVVATLAGTTDAEIVALARALEPDIDAAVDADADVVEVFVSASDRHLEHLLGTAREEMLTMLGEAVEYVRDRGGTPHVTLADAFRTDPAHLREIFATVPDVPFVTLADTVGARTPVTVRRHLDALDEAVSFDRVGVHFHDDMGCGTANALAAYDVGVGKADVSVASLGERAGNSALEEVVAACAVDLGDDLGVDTETLVPTCRSVLARLGEGYDERKAVLGREIHEHESGIHTAAMLADPATLEPYDPAEFGGERHLVFGAPTGESGARTLLDRAGVDPDPETVQVFRERLAERGPLDLDSALALAAEEFAE
- a CDS encoding single-stranded DNA binding protein yields the protein MGAIEDVYADLDTDVSEEEFREAVEQKVEQMGGLADDETAAMLIAHELKDGEVNGIADIEPGMDEVKFIARVTKVGDLRTFERDGEDEDGRVLNVEAADETGSVTLSFWDQQAAAAADGELEAGDTLRIKGHPKDGYNGLEVSVDKVEQDEDADIDVNLDGRTTVDTLTLGQSDVNVRGLVLDTESVRTFDRDDGTEGQVANLALGDETGQVRVTMWDERAERAEELSAGTAVEVVDGYVRERDGDLELHVGDRGAVEEVEDTVEFTPETTPIDAVEIDQTVDIGGVVRSADPKRTFDRDDGSEGQVRNVRVQDESGDIRVALWGDKADKDLRPGDEVFLADVEVDDGWQDDLEASANWRSTVVVLDDDATNVSTGGADEAGGDDENAGLGQFADGAAGDGGTTTGDATAGSAETDGADAAADAEAPVEFTGTVVQTGDPVVLDDGEETMSVETSATLQLGQEVTARGHVEDGRLDADDVF
- a CDS encoding CaiB/BaiF CoA transferase family protein, with the translated sequence MTARARQGPLDGLRVIDMSGIISGAFATTLMGDFGADVVMVEHPEVGDPIREWPVMTEEGVSLAWKSLGRNKRCVTLDLATERGRDIALDLVADADVVFENFRPGTMEQWGLGPEDIHAVNERAIMVRLSGYGQTGPKSQKPGFGTIAEGIAGWAHANGFPDREPLLPPIALADQTAAQFALQATLMAVFERDVGRGGSGEGQVIDVSLTEPLWRLFFGEVEAYDYDGHVRERTGNRHPSTAPRNIYETADGYMTLSASNQKVFERVAEAIGKPELIDDPRFADNETRVENVAALDAEIEAWTRRHTTEEAIEILEAHDAIVGPVYDMADIRADEQFRARDDFVTVDDPDVGEIETFGPIPKFSRTPGDVEFLGPAHGEHNYEVYGDELGFSNEELAELEVEGVI